Proteins encoded by one window of Pseudonocardia alni:
- a CDS encoding helix-turn-helix domain-containing protein produces MRYWTTEDRPAGEQFSYWREVICEAFTPLAAELPGARRTGRAHAREIRSWVRSSRLTATNCAEVSSATQLITHGAAEVRRTVTDHVFVNLQISGHCVGTQAGRRCVVEPGGFALFDTTREYGLEFVADDRTEEWRCVSFRVPRARLLPLVVDLDGATATTHDGTAPGMARIVASTMLSTWNGLDALDPAGADAADTAFTTLLAAAAGGSDELRDTGRADLDAGLRAAVNRYLAAHLRTGDTSAGAVASRFGISVRKLHQLYEGTDRSFSRTVMALRLDGCTRELTAPARTGTLTELAARWGFADLSHLNRVFRAQHGCLPSEYVDRGPDGACTPVPAAVRTGSIPGRGVTATIASRP; encoded by the coding sequence GTGCGCTACTGGACCACTGAGGACCGCCCGGCCGGTGAGCAGTTCAGCTACTGGCGCGAGGTGATCTGCGAGGCGTTCACTCCGCTCGCCGCGGAGCTGCCCGGCGCGCGGCGGACCGGCCGGGCCCACGCGCGCGAGATCCGCAGCTGGGTGCGCTCCAGCAGGCTCACCGCGACCAACTGTGCCGAGGTGTCGTCGGCGACGCAGCTCATCACCCACGGCGCGGCCGAGGTGCGGCGCACCGTCACCGACCACGTGTTCGTGAACCTGCAGATCAGCGGTCACTGCGTGGGGACCCAGGCCGGGCGCCGCTGCGTCGTGGAGCCGGGCGGCTTCGCGCTGTTCGACACCACCCGCGAGTACGGGCTGGAGTTCGTCGCCGACGACCGGACCGAGGAGTGGCGCTGCGTCTCGTTCCGGGTGCCGCGCGCCCGGCTGCTGCCGCTGGTCGTCGACCTCGACGGCGCCACCGCGACGACCCACGACGGCACCGCGCCCGGCATGGCCCGCATCGTCGCCTCCACCATGCTGTCCACCTGGAACGGCCTCGACGCGCTCGACCCGGCCGGCGCGGACGCCGCCGACACCGCGTTCACCACGCTGCTCGCCGCCGCGGCCGGTGGCTCCGACGAGCTGCGCGACACCGGGCGCGCGGACCTCGACGCGGGTCTGCGGGCCGCGGTCAATCGCTACCTGGCGGCGCACCTGCGGACCGGGGACACCTCGGCCGGCGCGGTCGCATCCCGCTTCGGCATCTCGGTCCGCAAGCTGCACCAGCTCTACGAGGGCACCGACCGCAGCTTCTCCCGTACCGTCATGGCCCTGCGCCTCGACGGGTGCACCCGCGAGCTCACCGCCCCGGCGCGGACCGGGACCCTCACCGAGCTCGCCGCCCGCTGGGGCTTCGCCGACCTGTCCCACCTCAACCGGGTCTTCCGCGCCCAGCACGGCTGCCTGCCGTCGGAGTACGTCGACCGCGGCCCGGACGGAGCGTGCACGCCGGTACCGGCCGCCGTGCGCACCGGTTCGATCCCGGGACGGGGTGTGACGGCCACCATCGCGTCGCGTCCCTGA
- a CDS encoding sugar-binding transcriptional regulator translates to MSGDDDAPAWGPARRVLAAEVAEQVLLHGRSRIAVGTELGLSRFQVARLLDAALERGLVRVDIDPGADVDARRSSAVRAAHGLRRALVARDDGGVPALAAALLAETVGTGDVLGLAWSRTVNDVVGLLPRLARCTVVQLCGAYSLPWRRDGSATAVFRAAALCGGDAYPVYAPLLLPDADTARAVRAQPGVADALARCAALDTAVVGIGAWRAGHSTVHDVLTAPERRRLAAGGAVGEVVGLLIDRAGRVLDSGPAHQLVAAGEADLRAAGNVIALVRDPERADATRAVLRSGLVHTLVCDAATADALLAPGDGRHPPGGA, encoded by the coding sequence ATGAGCGGTGACGACGATGCACCCGCCTGGGGCCCGGCCCGCCGGGTGCTCGCGGCCGAGGTGGCCGAGCAGGTGCTGCTGCACGGGCGGTCCCGGATCGCGGTCGGCACCGAACTGGGGCTCAGCCGGTTCCAGGTGGCCCGGCTGCTGGACGCGGCCCTCGAGCGGGGACTGGTCCGGGTCGACATCGACCCGGGCGCGGACGTCGACGCGCGGCGCTCGTCCGCCGTCCGCGCCGCCCACGGGCTGCGCCGCGCCCTGGTCGCCCGGGACGACGGCGGGGTGCCCGCGCTCGCCGCCGCGCTGCTCGCCGAGACCGTCGGCACCGGCGACGTCCTGGGCCTGGCCTGGTCCCGGACGGTCAACGACGTCGTCGGGCTCCTCCCCCGGCTCGCGCGCTGCACGGTCGTGCAGCTGTGCGGCGCCTACTCGCTGCCGTGGCGGCGCGACGGCTCGGCCACCGCGGTGTTCCGGGCCGCCGCGCTGTGCGGCGGCGACGCCTACCCGGTCTACGCGCCCCTGCTGCTGCCCGACGCCGACACCGCCCGCGCGGTGCGGGCCCAGCCGGGCGTCGCCGACGCGCTGGCCCGCTGCGCCGCGCTGGACACCGCGGTCGTCGGGATCGGGGCGTGGCGGGCCGGGCACTCCACCGTGCACGACGTGCTGACCGCCCCCGAACGACGACGGCTGGCCGCGGGCGGCGCGGTCGGCGAGGTCGTCGGGCTGCTGATCGACCGCGCCGGCCGGGTCCTCGACAGCGGACCGGCGCACCAGCTCGTCGCGGCCGGGGAGGCGGACCTGCGCGCCGCGGGCAACGTGATCGCCCTGGTCAGGGACCCGGAGCGGGCCGACGCCACCCGCGCCGTGCTGCGCTCGGGCCTGGTCCACACCCTGGTCTGCGACGCGGCGACGGCCGACGCCCTGCTCGCCCCGGGCGATGGGCGGCACCCGCCGGGCGGCGCCTGA
- a CDS encoding acyl-CoA dehydrogenase family protein has protein sequence MTLDFSLDAEQLALREQARQFADTVLTGVEPAIAPHPQPAERFYAIEPFYRQMVEAGFVKALIPAEYGGGRFTSLQFVLAVEELARVDVNTPTAILGTGLGLYPVVHFGTEEQKQRWLPAFCGTEPKLAAIAYTEVTGGANYDSPDPKVGVQTFARIEGDEIVLNGSKHYTTNASGFDGQGADLIAVVCRTDPALPPLESLAVVMVERGTPGVEITGMLDTIGHRAANSPRVEFRDVRVPLSNMIGGPGDGMEIVKSAFTWTCAPIGAACVGRMRAAFDYAYEFARTDSRSGPHPVIEYQNAGYMLADIKIRIEATRYLAWKAADHFDRTGGKDRELANITKIYASERSVDVVYDAMRLVGVDAYTTETPIAGIMQDVLCFPVYDGGNMGVRRRHLHEMLMEPSYDPLASAENRLATGT, from the coding sequence ATGACACTGGACTTCTCCCTCGACGCCGAGCAGCTGGCCCTGCGCGAGCAGGCCCGGCAGTTCGCCGACACCGTCCTGACCGGCGTCGAGCCGGCGATCGCCCCGCACCCGCAGCCCGCCGAGCGGTTCTACGCCATCGAGCCGTTCTACCGGCAGATGGTCGAGGCCGGGTTCGTGAAGGCGCTCATCCCGGCCGAGTACGGCGGCGGCCGGTTCACCTCGCTGCAGTTCGTGCTGGCCGTCGAGGAGCTGGCCCGCGTCGACGTCAACACCCCCACGGCGATCCTCGGCACCGGTCTCGGGCTGTACCCGGTCGTCCACTTCGGCACCGAGGAGCAGAAGCAGCGCTGGCTGCCGGCCTTCTGCGGGACCGAGCCGAAGCTCGCCGCGATCGCCTACACCGAGGTCACCGGCGGCGCGAACTACGACTCGCCGGACCCGAAGGTCGGGGTGCAGACCTTCGCCCGGATCGAGGGCGACGAGATCGTCCTCAACGGCTCCAAGCACTACACCACCAACGCCTCGGGCTTCGACGGCCAGGGCGCCGACCTCATCGCGGTCGTCTGCCGCACCGACCCGGCACTGCCGCCACTGGAGTCGCTCGCGGTCGTCATGGTCGAGCGGGGCACACCCGGCGTGGAGATCACCGGCATGCTCGACACCATCGGGCACCGCGCCGCGAACTCGCCGCGCGTCGAGTTCCGCGACGTCCGCGTCCCGCTCTCGAACATGATCGGGGGCCCCGGCGACGGCATGGAGATCGTGAAGAGCGCGTTCACCTGGACCTGCGCGCCGATCGGCGCGGCCTGCGTCGGGCGGATGCGGGCGGCCTTCGACTACGCCTACGAGTTCGCGAGGACCGACAGCCGCTCCGGCCCGCACCCGGTCATCGAGTACCAGAACGCCGGGTACATGCTCGCCGACATCAAGATCCGCATCGAGGCGACCCGGTACCTGGCGTGGAAGGCTGCCGACCACTTCGACCGCACCGGCGGCAAGGACCGCGAGCTCGCCAACATCACGAAGATCTACGCCTCGGAGCGGTCGGTCGACGTGGTCTACGACGCGATGCGCCTGGTCGGCGTGGACGCCTACACCACCGAGACCCCGATCGCCGGGATCATGCAGGACGTCCTGTGCTTCCCCGTGTACGACGGCGGCAACATGGGCGTCCGGCGACGGCACCTGCACGAGATGCTGATGGAGCCGAGCTACGACCCGCTGGCCTCGGCCGAGAACCGGCTCGCCACCGGGACCTGA
- a CDS encoding endonuclease/exonuclease/phosphatase family protein, with protein MPGHRSPAARSRRLRMAVVAGALPLLVACAPGSAAPASPGPPDTPEVTVVQMNLCDSGIAGCYTGRAVEAAADLVRTEMPDAVTLNEVCRAGVERIERALAGAAPGSSTSSSFQPARERDTGAPYRCANGDEYGIGVVSRAPSSVASAGIHPAQDPRDPEERAWLCLDTTTAGGPLGVCTSHLAYTDRAVTRAQCGYLFDTVVAGLRSRADAGPVVVGADLNLGAADDLDLRSCLPPGSAPAADDGVQHVVVIPAAAAARTRVIDLGGTTDHPALLATMRPEAGSA; from the coding sequence GTGCCCGGTCACCGTTCCCCCGCCGCGCGGTCCCGTCGCCTGCGGATGGCGGTCGTCGCCGGTGCGCTCCCGCTCCTGGTCGCCTGCGCGCCCGGGTCCGCGGCTCCCGCGTCGCCCGGCCCGCCGGACACCCCGGAGGTGACGGTCGTCCAGATGAACCTGTGCGACAGCGGGATCGCCGGTTGTTACACCGGGCGAGCCGTCGAGGCCGCGGCCGATCTCGTGCGGACCGAGATGCCGGACGCGGTCACCCTCAACGAGGTGTGCCGCGCGGGCGTCGAGCGGATCGAGCGGGCGCTCGCCGGGGCCGCGCCGGGGTCGTCGACATCGTCGTCGTTCCAGCCGGCCCGCGAGCGCGATACCGGCGCGCCGTACCGCTGCGCGAACGGTGACGAGTACGGCATCGGCGTGGTCTCGCGTGCCCCGTCGAGCGTCGCGAGCGCCGGGATCCACCCGGCGCAGGACCCGCGTGACCCCGAGGAGCGTGCCTGGCTCTGCCTGGACACGACGACCGCGGGTGGCCCGCTCGGGGTCTGCACCTCGCACCTGGCCTACACCGACCGCGCCGTCACCCGTGCCCAGTGCGGGTACCTGTTCGACACCGTCGTCGCGGGCCTGCGGTCCCGCGCCGACGCCGGACCGGTCGTCGTGGGGGCCGACCTCAACCTGGGGGCGGCCGACGACCTCGACCTGCGGTCCTGTCTGCCCCCGGGGTCGGCACCGGCCGCCGACGACGGGGTCCAGCACGTCGTCGTGATCCCCGCGGCGGCCGCTGCGCGCACCCGGGTGATCGACCTGGGCGGGACCACCGACCACCCCGCGCTGCTGGCCACGATGCGGCCCGAGGCCGGATCTGCGTAG
- a CDS encoding CsbD family protein encodes MGADDKVDNKTEELAGKAKETVGKVTDDKELEAQGQGDQAKSNLKQAGEKVKDAFTKD; translated from the coding sequence ATGGGAGCGGACGACAAGGTCGACAACAAGACCGAGGAGCTCGCCGGCAAGGCCAAGGAGACCGTCGGCAAGGTCACCGACGACAAGGAGCTCGAGGCCCAGGGCCAGGGCGACCAGGCGAAGAGCAACCTGAAGCAGGCCGGGGAGAAGGTCAAGGACGCCTTCACGAAGGACTGA
- a CDS encoding acetoacetate--CoA ligase, translated as MPPVSSPQTVTDPDTPELLWSPDPDRVADTEIVRFATWARDERSAPLSDVTDYAQLHTWSVTDLEGFWSAVAEYSGVLFHDRPTATLGSRDMPGAQWFPGATLNYAEHALTPGPGRADDDIAVEFVREDGLERTVTHAELRDQVARARAGLVRAGVGQGDRVVALAPNSVETLVAFLAAASLGAIWSSCSPDFGARAVHDRFAQIEPAVLVAVDGYRYNGKGFDIRDKVADLQRQLPTLRATVLVPYLDPDAILDGTTTWAGFTAEPGPLEFTPVPFDHPLWVLYSSGTTGLPKGIVHGHGGIVVEHLKAMRLQHGLGPGERFFWFTTTGWMMWNFLVGGLLVGATIVMFDGSPGHPDLGALWALAARHRVSLFGVSAPYVQSCMKAGLRPGDDHDLSAMRALGSTGAPLSVDGFRWIGEAAGSHIQICSVSGGTDVCAAFLTSAPTVPVWLGELSCAALGSDVRSWAEDGTDLLDDVGELIITTPTPSMPVMFWNDPDGTRLRESYYEDFPGNWRHGDWVRRTPRGSYVIYGRSDSTLNRGGVRMGTADFYAVVENVGGVADSLVIDTTALGEREEGALLCFLVLDDGVALDDVEPTLRSLLRKELSPRHVPDRFVVVDAVPRTLNGKKCEVPVKKILAGTAPEKAVSAGALQNPDALTPFVALAGS; from the coding sequence ATGCCGCCCGTGTCGTCGCCGCAGACCGTCACCGATCCGGACACCCCCGAGCTCCTGTGGAGCCCGGACCCGGACCGGGTGGCGGACACCGAGATCGTCCGGTTCGCGACCTGGGCGCGTGACGAGCGGAGCGCCCCGCTGTCCGACGTCACCGACTACGCGCAGCTGCACACCTGGTCGGTGACCGACCTGGAGGGCTTCTGGTCGGCGGTCGCCGAGTACTCCGGGGTGCTGTTCCACGACCGCCCCACGGCCACGCTCGGCTCCCGTGACATGCCCGGCGCGCAGTGGTTCCCGGGTGCGACCCTCAACTACGCCGAGCACGCCCTGACCCCCGGCCCGGGCCGCGCCGACGACGACATCGCCGTCGAGTTCGTCCGCGAGGACGGCCTGGAGCGCACCGTCACCCACGCCGAGCTGCGCGACCAGGTCGCCCGCGCGCGTGCCGGGCTCGTCCGGGCCGGCGTCGGACAGGGGGACCGGGTCGTCGCGCTCGCCCCGAACTCCGTCGAGACCCTGGTCGCGTTCCTGGCCGCGGCGAGCCTCGGCGCGATCTGGTCGTCCTGCTCGCCGGACTTCGGCGCCCGCGCCGTGCACGACCGCTTCGCCCAGATCGAGCCCGCCGTGCTCGTCGCCGTCGACGGGTACCGCTACAACGGCAAGGGCTTCGACATCCGCGACAAGGTCGCCGACCTGCAGCGACAGCTGCCGACGCTGCGCGCGACCGTCCTCGTGCCCTATCTCGACCCCGACGCGATCCTCGACGGCACGACGACCTGGGCCGGGTTCACCGCCGAGCCCGGCCCGCTGGAGTTCACGCCCGTCCCGTTCGACCACCCCCTGTGGGTGCTCTACTCCTCGGGCACCACCGGCCTGCCCAAGGGCATCGTGCACGGCCACGGCGGCATCGTCGTGGAGCACCTGAAGGCGATGCGTCTGCAGCACGGGCTCGGGCCGGGGGAGCGGTTCTTCTGGTTCACCACCACCGGCTGGATGATGTGGAACTTCCTGGTCGGCGGCCTGCTCGTGGGCGCGACCATCGTGATGTTCGACGGCAGCCCCGGTCACCCCGACCTCGGCGCGCTGTGGGCGCTCGCCGCGCGGCACCGGGTGTCGCTGTTCGGGGTCTCCGCCCCCTACGTGCAGTCCTGCATGAAGGCCGGCCTGCGCCCCGGCGACGACCACGACCTCTCCGCGATGCGCGCGCTCGGCTCCACCGGCGCGCCGCTGTCGGTCGACGGGTTCCGCTGGATCGGCGAGGCCGCCGGGTCGCACATCCAGATCTGCTCGGTCTCCGGCGGCACCGACGTCTGTGCGGCCTTCCTCACCAGCGCCCCCACGGTGCCGGTGTGGCTGGGCGAGCTCTCCTGCGCGGCGCTCGGCTCCGACGTCCGCTCGTGGGCCGAGGACGGCACCGACCTGCTCGACGACGTCGGCGAGCTGATCATCACGACGCCGACCCCGTCGATGCCGGTCATGTTCTGGAACGACCCGGACGGCACCCGCCTGCGCGAGTCCTACTACGAGGACTTCCCCGGCAACTGGCGGCACGGCGACTGGGTCCGCCGCACCCCGCGCGGCTCCTACGTCATCTACGGTCGCTCGGACTCCACACTCAACCGCGGTGGGGTCCGGATGGGCACCGCCGACTTCTACGCCGTCGTCGAGAACGTCGGCGGGGTCGCGGACTCGCTGGTGATCGACACGACCGCGCTCGGCGAGCGAGAGGAGGGGGCCCTGCTCTGCTTCCTCGTCCTCGACGACGGCGTCGCGCTCGACGACGTCGAGCCGACCCTGCGCTCGCTGCTGCGGAAAGAGCTCTCGCCGCGGCACGTGCCGGACCGGTTCGTCGTCGTCGACGCGGTGCCGCGCACCCTGAACGGCAAGAAGTGCGAGGTCCCGGTGAAGAAGATCCTCGCGGGCACCGCGCCGGAGAAGGCGGTGTCGGCCGGCGCCCTCCAGAATCCCGACGCGCTGACCCCGTTCGTGGCCCTCGCAGGGTCCTGA